The Deltaproteobacteria bacterium genomic sequence GCGACGACGATCCCCTGGTCCGCCGACCAGGTTCCTTTCTGCACGTCGAGGACGCGGGCCGCGCGCACCAAGGCGCGCGGCTCGGCCGCCGCCGCTGCGGCCCACAAGGACAACAGGACGATTGCGCTGCGCATCGCCGCCCTATGCGACGTCGGACGACGTCCCCGCTTGCGCTTTCTTGCGCAGCAGCGAGGGCGCAGTCCCGAACCGGCGCCGGAACGAGCGGATGAAGTGGCTGAGGTTTCCGAAACCGACGGCGTAGCAGGTGGTGGTGACGCTCTCGCCGTCGAGCAGCATGGAGCGGGCTCGATCGAGGCGGACGTCGCGCAGCAGCCGGTGCGGCGGCGCTCCGATCAGCGACCGGAACACGCGCGCGAAATGGAAAGGGCTCATCCCCACGGACGACGCAAGCGAGGCGAGCGTGTGTGGCTCGTCGGAGTGCAGAAGGATCCTCTCGTGCGCCAGCTCGACGCGGGCAGCGTGGCGGCGGAGCTGGAGCTCGTCGTAGATGCGATGCGGCAGCTGCGGACGGACCGCCGCCTCGATCAGCTCCGTCGTCCAGGAATCGAGCGCCGCGACGCTGCGGCGCTGCAGGATGCGATCGAGTTGCAGGCGGAGGAACGCGAGCCGGTTGCCGGGATGGAACACGGGCACGTGTGCGGTTCCCGCGAGCCAGCCCTCGCGCTCGATCTCGCGCTCGAAGCCGTCGCGAAAGCGGATCGTCATGCACGTATCCGCGGGCACGCCTTCGAAGTGGACGTACCTTTGGACGGTGCGCGGATGCCAGGCGAACGCGGCACCGCGCCTGAGGCGCCAGAACCGCCTCCCGATGCCCAGACCGAACTCGCCGGAATCGACGAAGTTGATGCAGTAGTGGTCGCAGACCTCCTCCGCCGTCCCCGCGGGCACCGGACCGCCGCCATGATCGAAGCGCGAGACGAGAACGCTGGGAGTCTCGAGAAGGGCCTGCATCGAGCTCATGCCCGGACGATAGCAAGCGCGTGCCTCCGGCTCCAGCGCCGGGCAGAGCAAGAAACCGCAAGCTTACGTGCTGCGCAAGGGGCAGGAGCCGGGGCGAGGAGGTGCCATGTCCGTCAAGGTCGCGATTCTGGCAATGGTGATCGGCGCGGTTCCGGCGGCGCCCCGGAGCGGTGGCACGACGGCCCGGATCGCGCGCGTCTGGAACGGCCAGGTCTCGTCCGCGCGCGCTGACGAGTACGAGCGCTACCTCTACGACAACGGGATCAAGGCGTTGCGGCGCACGCGAGGCAATCTCGGCGCGCAGATGTTCCGGCGCGCCGCCGGCGAACGCGCATATTTCGTGGTCATCTCGTACTGGCCCTCGGAGGAGTCCATCCGGGCCTGGGCCGGCGAAAATCTGACGAAGACGCGCATGTTGCCACGCGATCCGGAGTTTCTCATCGACCCGGAGACCGAGGTGAAGCACTACGTCATCGCCGCGGACGAGCGGTGAGAACGCTGCGACTGCTCCTGCTGCTCTGCCTGGTTCCAGCGCTCGCGGGCGCGGTGGATGAGGCGGAGTTTGCCCGGCGCAGGCGCGCGCTCATGGAGCAGATTCCCGACGGCATCGTGCTGCTGCGATCCAGCTCGGCGATGACGTGGGAGGCTTCGTCCTTCCGCCAGGATCCCGCCTTCTATTACTTCACCGGCCTTGCCAACGCTCACCAGGCGATCCTCGCGATCGACGGCGGTGCGAAGGAAACGTGGCTGTTCGCGGGACCCGCCCCCGAGTCCACGCTCTTCGTCCCCGATCTTCGCGGGCTCGAGTCGATCTTCGTGGCGCCCGGAGCAGAATCAGAACACGCCCTCGGACTCGAGCACGTCGTCCCTTGGGACGAACTGACCGGCGTCGTCGGATCGAGGCGCACGCAGGATGGCAAGGTCGCGCTGTATGTCGACAGCGGCGGCTTCGCCGGCGCTCTCTCGCTGGGCGGGAATACGCCCAAGGGCGTACCTCCGGTCGAGCCGTCCTGGGCCGTCTGGCGGAAAGTCGTCCACGATCTCTGGCCCGACGCGGAGATCAAGGATGCAACGCCGATCCTAGACTCGGTCCGGGCAGTGAAGTCGCCGGCGGAGATTGCGCTGCTGAAGAATGCGGCGGACGTGACGCTGCCGGCTTTCTGGAGCGCGGTCGCCGCCATCAGAACGGGAAGGCGCCAGCGCGCGGTGGAGGCAGCAGTGGTCTCGGCATGCGTGGAAGCAGGAGCGGAAGGGCCTTCGTTCTGGCCCTGGATTCGTAGCGGACCGTCGGCGGGACCGGCTTCTCTCTTCGAGGCGCTCGCGGACTACCACAACCTCGATCGCGCGATGATGGGCGGCGAGCTGGTCCGCGTCGACCTGGGCTGCGAGCTTCGTTTGTACAAGGCGGACTACGGCCGGACGATCCCCGTCTCCGGCCGATTCGACGAGGGTCAGCGCGAAGTTCTCGAGCTCCTCGTCGGGGCGTACCGGGCGGGCGTGGCGCAGATGCGTCCCGGGGCAAACCAGGCAGGTGTCTTTCGTGCGACGGCCGCCTATGTCATCGAGCGGCGAGACCGCCTGAAGACGCCATTGGCACGGGAAGCGGCGGCAACGGTCGACGAGCGCACCGCGTTCTTCCTCCACGGCATCGGCCTCGATCTGATCGAGACGAGTCCGCCGGTGTTCCGGGCTGGCAACGTCATCTGCTATGAGCCGCGGTTGACGGCGCGTGATCAATCGTTCTTCGTCGAGGATACGTTCCTGATCACGGCCAGCGGGGCGGAACGGATCAGCCCCGAGCTGCCGTACACGGCCGAGGGGCTGGAGAAGGAGATCGCGAGGCGACGACGAAAATGAGATCCGCATGTGCGCTCCTGCTC encodes the following:
- a CDS encoding helix-turn-helix transcriptional regulator, which produces MSSMQALLETPSVLVSRFDHGGGPVPAGTAEEVCDHYCINFVDSGEFGLGIGRRFWRLRRGAAFAWHPRTVQRYVHFEGVPADTCMTIRFRDGFEREIEREGWLAGTAHVPVFHPGNRLAFLRLQLDRILQRRSVAALDSWTTELIEAAVRPQLPHRIYDELQLRRHAARVELAHERILLHSDEPHTLASLASSVGMSPFHFARVFRSLIGAPPHRLLRDVRLDRARSMLLDGESVTTTCYAVGFGNLSHFIRSFRRRFGTAPSLLRKKAQAGTSSDVA
- a CDS encoding aminopeptidase P family protein, with protein sequence MRTLRLLLLLCLVPALAGAVDEAEFARRRRALMEQIPDGIVLLRSSSAMTWEASSFRQDPAFYYFTGLANAHQAILAIDGGAKETWLFAGPAPESTLFVPDLRGLESIFVAPGAESEHALGLEHVVPWDELTGVVGSRRTQDGKVALYVDSGGFAGALSLGGNTPKGVPPVEPSWAVWRKVVHDLWPDAEIKDATPILDSVRAVKSPAEIALLKNAADVTLPAFWSAVAAIRTGRRQRAVEAAVVSACVEAGAEGPSFWPWIRSGPSAGPASLFEALADYHNLDRAMMGGELVRVDLGCELRLYKADYGRTIPVSGRFDEGQREVLELLVGAYRAGVAQMRPGANQAGVFRATAAYVIERRDRLKTPLAREAAATVDERTAFFLHGIGLDLIETSPPVFRAGNVICYEPRLTARDQSFFVEDTFLITASGAERISPELPYTAEGLEKEIARRRRK